In Aegilops tauschii subsp. strangulata cultivar AL8/78 chromosome 3, Aet v6.0, whole genome shotgun sequence, one genomic interval encodes:
- the LOC109776590 gene encoding exportin-2 has translation MEVPPEMLDTLAGWFAQTLSPDAAARRAAEQNLAAAAATPGFALALLGLASSPRHDLQARLAASVHFKNLLRRRWPKPADDADDGDRLPPNDCVIIKTHILQLLLTVPPLIQSQLSEALAAAAASDFPARWESLLPSIVSSLGNALSAGDVPATNSLLAAAVSLFSRFRNVFDSNTLRIDLKYCLDTFAAPLLEVFLSTSRRLQASAAAASPLELRPVFECLRLCCEIFYSLNSVDLPEFFEDHMREWMTEFRAFLTTSYPPPVEADGAPDALRAAVCDNLQLYMEKYEEEFRAYLKEFVEAVWGLLMAPTVSPSRGQLAVTAIRFLTTVAESVHHALFGTPDAMKQICDSVVVPNLRLRDEDEELFEGNWVEYVRRDAEGSDTDTLRRAACRLLRGLAANYREQVAVLVSAQVQQMLAAYAADRANNWKEKDAAIYLVIALMQKPGATGGGTPVVDMESFFASVIVPELQAPDWESEPMLKATVLRFLKEFKDQIPKATALALLPSVTRFLTHESNVVHSYAAIFIENLLITKDVVQVPGVNVVTRASRYVAADINSSAQQIIQSLSKALGYPDSYENPYLMKCLMRVLGIATIAGQVVHEITARLVGILMEVCNNPKNPDFNHYLFEALAAVIGKAGEQDPALVPLFEASLFPVLQRILVEDISEFWPYSFQIFAQLVNLSPPPLSQNYMQLFGVLLSNATWDRPPCVPALVRLLRAFLRKIPNELNQEGRLPNILVIFRSLVSRSSTEDSAFYMLNTLVENVGLDIINPHISEIWSALFTRLQTRQAVKFVNSLVVVMSLVSVKYGPGVLVSSVDTIQPNLFTTILQRFWIPNLKLIKGSLEIKLTAVASTKLLCESAVLLDAAAAQTWGKLLDSTVTLLSRTEQDGVQQEQNDGADAVDSQRTSGYSVSFVRLQYAGKSEDDLLKDINDPKQFLVTSLASLSAQSPGRFGPIIEQHVDPANKSALLQLCAAYNANIV, from the coding sequence ATGGAGGTGCCGCCGGAGATGCTCGACACCCTGGCGGGCTGGTTCGCGCAGACGctctctcccgacgccgccgcccgccgcgccgccgagcagaacctcgccgccgcggccgccaCCCCGGGTTTCGCGCTCGCGCTCCTCGGCCTCGCCTCCTCCCCGCGCCACGACCTCCAGGCCCGCCTCGCCGCCTCCGTCCACTTCAAgaacctcctccgccgccgctggcCCAAGCCCGCCGATGACGCCGACGACGGCGACCGCCTCCCGCCCAACGACTGCGTCATCATCAAGACGCACATCCTCCAGCTCCTACTCACCGTCCCGCCTCTCATCCAGTCGCAGCTCTCCGaagccctcgccgccgccgcggcctccgaCTTCCCTGCCAGATGGGAGTCGCTCCTCCCGTCCATCGTCTCCTCGCTCGGTAACGCCCTCTCGGCGGGGGACGTCCCCGCCACCAACTCCCTCCTCGCCGCTGCGGTCTCCCTCTTCTCCCGCTTCCGCAACGTCTTCGACAGCAACACCCTCCGCATCGACCTCAAGTACTGCCTAGACACTTTTGCGGCGCCCCTCCTCGAGGTCTTCCTCTCCACCTCTCGCCGCCTTCAGGCCTCTGCAGCCGCCGCAAGCCCACTTGAGCTCCGCCCCGTATTTGAGTGCCTTCGTCTGTGCTGCGAGATCTTCTACTCGCTCAACTCTGTGGACCTGCCCGAGTTCTTCGAGGATCACATGCGTGAGTGGATGACAGAGTTCCGTGCATTCCTCACCACCTCCTACCCTCCGCCTGTCGAGGCAGATGGTGCTCCAGATGCGCTCCGAGCTGCTGTGTGTGATAACCTGCAGCTGTACATGGAGAAGTATGAGGAAGAGTTCAGGGCATATTTGAAGGAGTTTGTTGAGGCCGTGTGGGGGCTCCTCATGGCGCCGACAGTCTCGCCGTCCCGTGGTCAGCTTGCTGTGACTGCGATAAGGTTCTTGACAACAGTCGCTGAGAGTGTTCACCATGCTTTGTTTGGGACTCCTGATGCAATGAAACAGATATGTGACAGCGTTGTTGTGCCTAACCTGCGACTGCGGGACGAGGATGAGGAGTTGTTTGAGGGGAACTGGGTGGAATATGTCAGGCGCGATGCAGAGGGAAGTGATACGGATACACTGAGGCGTGCTGCGTGCCGCTTGCTGCGTGGGCTAGCCGCGAACTACCGGGAACAGGTGGCTGTACTTGTATCAGCGCAGGTCCAGCAGATGTTGGCTGCATATGCGGCTGACAGGGCAAACAACTGGAAGGAGAAGGACGCTGCGATATATCTTGTTATTGCTCTTATGCAGAAGCCTGGTGCCACAGGTGGTGGGACACCTGTGGTTGACATGGAGAGCTTCTTTGCATCTGTGATTGTGCCCGAGCTGCAGGCCCCTGATTGGGAATCTGAGCCAATGCTGAAGGCAACAGTCCTCAGGTTCTTGAAGGAGTTCAAGGATCAGATACCCAAAGCCACCGCACTAGCTCTGCTTCCAAGTGTGACAAGGTTCCTGACGCACGAGTCCAATGTTGTCCATTCCTATGCTGCGATCTTTATCGAGAACCTGCTGATTACCAAGGATGTTGTCCAGGTACCAGGGGTCAATGTGGTGACAAGAGCTTCACGCTATGTTGCTGCTGATATCAACTCTTCTGCCCAGCAGATTATTCAGAGCCTGTCCAAGGCGTTAGGTTATCCTGATTCTTATGAGAACCCCTATCTGATGAAGTGCCTGATGAGAGTGCTTGGGATTGCAACTATCGCTGGCCAAGTTGTTCATGAGATAACCGCTCGTCTTGTGGGCATTCTGATGGAAGTGTGCAATAACCCGAAGAACCCTGACTTTAATCATTACTTGTTTGAAGCTCTGGCAGCAGTGATTGGCAAGGCTGGTGAACAAGACCCAGCATTGGTACCTTTGTTTGAGGCAAGCCTCTTCCCAGTTCTCCAGAGGATATTAGTTGAGGACATCTCAGAGTTCTGGCCATATTCTTTTCAGATATTCGCACAGCTTGTCAATTTGAGCCCTCCACCTCTCTCGCAGAATTACATGCAGCTGTTTGGTGTCTTGCTCAGCAATGCTACTTGGGATCGACCACCATGTGTTCCTGCCTTGGTTCGCTTGCTGCGAGCATTCCTTCGGAAAATTCCAAATGAGCTTAACCAAGAAGGTAGGCTGCCAAATATCTTAGTGATATTCCGTAGTCTAGTTTCACGCAGCAGTACAGAAGATTCTGCATTCTACATGCTTAACACGCTAGTGGAAAATGTTGGTTTGGACATTATCAATCCACACATAAGTGAGATATGGAGTGCTCTCTTTACTCGCTTACAGACTAGGCAAGCAGTGAAGTTTGTGAATTCTCTTGTGGTGGTCATGTCCTTGGTGTCAGTCAAGTATGGGCCAGGTGTGCTTGTCAGTTCTGTTGATACGATTCAGCCGAATCTCTTCACCACAATTCTTCAGCGTTTTTGGATTCCCAATCTCAAGTTGATCAAAGGTTCTCTTGAAATCAAGCTTACAGCAGTTGCCTCAACAAAGTTGCTTTGTGAGTCCGCGGTGCTGCTGGATGCTGCTGCAGCTCAAACGTGGGGTAAATTGCTTGATAGCACTGTCACACTGTTGTCTAGAACGGAGCAAGATGGAGTACAACAAGAGCAAAATGACGGAGCTGATGCGGTGGATAGTCAGAGGACATCAGGTTATTCTGTCTCATTTGTACGCCTTCAATATGCTGGGAAGAGTGAAGATGATCTGTTGAAAGACATAAATGATCCAAAGCAGTTTCTGGTGACATCCTTGGCCTCACTTTCTGCACAGTCTCCTGGAAGGTTTGGTCCTATCATTGAGCAGCATGTGGACCCAGCAAACAAAAGTGCTCTTCTTCAACTTTGTGCTGCGTATAATGCCAACATTGTCTAG
- the LOC109776591 gene encoding WPP domain-interacting tail-anchored protein 1, which translates to MKLHHVEHGSYFLEESVEAISERMFAAENASELFLVTSKELVNRINTMQYQLSASGCRESDLKAKLEQSLVHLNALNGSLEMMQYGGEKNASQDCMQSQRLSTPEFFALQHKVQKLEEWLRESCSQLQFITVSTEGNEKEQNMSPSEISTFSNIINDIKDAVSKAESRTQKAEARCAELTRTNVQLNGELNHMKTRGSDKAGLLEMDLMETEAQLEHTMASVEAISEHQSMLKSSISDMQHVIEDLKDKYLKAETRAESAESKCTLLRDTSFKLSEEISFLRGRVGGLENSLCQANQLKLSTAKDIGIKTKTITDLVAKLALERERLHLQIVTLTRKNRMLTQKCKENDNEGTLLSKKVTANEGELGPTGVTEEVLLDSSSIQTKVKADALMGEKEAGITAVLDDESCTLETVRSIEPTLLNWKYIFVAFLFLLAAALVRLQLTYPVLPGST; encoded by the exons ATGAAGCTGCATCATGTTGAACATGGGTCGTATTTCTTGGAGGAATCAGTTGAAGCGATTTCTGAAAGAATGTTTGCAGCAGAAAATGCTTCCGAGTTGTTTCTTGTAACGTCAAAGGAACTTGTTAACAGAATTAATACCATGCAGTACCAACTAAGTGCATCAGGTTGTAGGGAAAGTGATCTTAAAGCAAAGCTAGAGCAAAGCTTGGTGCATTTAAATGCTTTGAATGGCTCACTGGAGATGATGCAATATGGCGGTGAGAAGAATGCCAGCCAGGATTGCATGCAGAGTCAAAGGCTGTCGACCCCTGAGTTCTTCGCTTTACAGCATAAGGTTCAGAAACTGGAGGAGTGGCTGAGGGAATCTTGCTCCCAATTGCAGTTCATAACAGTATCGACAGAAGGAAATGAAAAAGAGCAGAATATGTCACCATCTGAGATAAGCACATTTAGCAATATAATCAATGATATTAAAGATGCTGTTTCCAAAGCAGAAAGTAGAACACAAAAGGCTGAAGCAAGGTGTGCAGAGCTCACTCGCACTAACGTACAACTTAATGGAGAGCTAAATCATATGAAGACTCGGGGGTCAGATAAGGCAGGCTTATTGGAAATGGATCTCATGGAGACAGAAGCTCAGTTAGAGCATACAATGGCATCAGTTGAGGCTATTAGTGAACATCAGAGCATGCTAAAGTCTTCAATCTCTGATATGCAACATGTGATTGAAGATCTGAAGGATAAGTATTTGAAAGCTGAAACCAGGGCTGAGAGCGCTGAATCAAAATGTACATTGTTGAGAGATACTAGCTTCAAGCTTAGTGAAGAGATATCATTTCTGAGAGGTCGAGTAGGAGGTCTAGAGAACTCGTTATGCCAAGCTAACCAACTAAAGCTGTCCACTGCAAAAGATATTGGTATTAAAACTAAGACCATCACTGACTTGGTTGCAAAACTTGCATTGGAAAGAGAACGCCTTCATCTGCAG ATTGTCACGCTAACAAGGAAGAACAGGATGTTGACTCAAAAATGCAAAGAGAATGACAATGAAGGCACCTTGTTGAGCAAAAAAGTTACTGCTAATGAAGGTGAACTCGGGCCGACTGGTGTAACAGAGGAAGTACTTCTGGATTCTTCATCAATACAGACAAAG GTGAAGGCTGATGCTCTTATGGGAGAGAAGGAAGCTGGGATTACTGCTGTGCTTGATGATGAATCTTGCACTCTTGAGACCGTGCGTTCTATTGAGCCAACACTCCTGAACTGGAAGTACATTTTCGTGGCATTCCTTTTCTTATTGGCTGCCGCTCTTGTGCGCCTACAACTAACGTACCCTGTATTACCAGGTAGTACGTAA